A single genomic interval of Pochonia chlamydosporia 170 chromosome 7, whole genome shotgun sequence harbors:
- a CDS encoding oxysterol-binding protein (similar to Coccidioides immitis RS XP_001248263.1) produces MAGIEKLEVHSKSYIVRWVRVDEDNTLSWSVQPNKKSINFGIVKHPGSGATTILAANGDELDGGPIHGTTDGKGSRFPKKETTAQDLLIGKGFIPISWHGKCEADKVSRGTHDVHPGDGGMYGLVFDNTFSKQTSKTATFVVLTYPTGAPPQTTNHLPNLQLPNAQNSQSSLGKHTSPNNENGPSASVDSLPSHGRGRATSSAGKSDTTGAPLAYHVGTLSKRRRKKGQGYARRFFSLDYSTCTLSYYYNRNSSALRGAIPLSLAAIAADERRREISIDSGAEVWHLRAPNDREFQDWARALERASRLARGLETLTKPSKPTLKLDGRVLKQTPELCQTENVEWQQVETLVSRVVGTRDALRRLTKEVAQLPKPSPSGQFLSPGSVISNEDGKDGYFPPAAEKKSFWKRKSSASGLNPTSAQQNSLSSPALPSPGGTTGAADTITRRASKRRSRGVTQEEKSLHGHCEALLADLDSVVSEFTALIANSKRRRLPHPPSAGGASRMSIETTSTDEFFDAEDAKSGVVKIDGSEDESPETDAEEESIHESSSISSIEDEEGVGAEGAGDVYPVRPKNLTPLPLDQAITRRTGIPPALVQPPSLIAFVRKNVGKDLSTISMPVSANEPISLLQKVAEPLEYAQLLDKAARQKSATERLLFVAAFAVSQFSGGRAKERAIRKPFNPLLGETFELVRTSRDIPGGFRLLVEKVQHRPVRLAMQADSANWSFSHSPAPGQKFWGKSAEITTEGRVRVVLRLADGNDELYSWNIATMFLRNVVMGEKYVEPVGTMHVSNDTTGHKASVEFKSKGMFGGRAEDVHVTTFSPDGSDTGSGLTGTWTGSLKTVGPGKAASEEIWQAGKMVDNPSQTYGMTLFAARLNEITEIEKDKMAPTDTRLRPDQRLAEKGDLDDAEKWKHNLEEAQRARRREMEDRGDVHRPRWFVKADDSPDGEEVWKIKTGKEGYWEERTKGNWGGLPELFDVPEL; encoded by the exons TGGAGTGTGCAGCCGAACAAgaagtccat TAACTTTGGCATTGTGAAGCATCCAGGCAGCGGCGCAACTACCATCCTCGCCGCGAACGGTGACGAGCTCGACGGCGGTCCAATTCACGGAACCACGGATGGCAAAGGCAGTCGATTCCCCAAAAAGGAGACTACAGCGCAAGACCTCTTAATCGGCAAGGGCTTCATCCCCATCTCTTGGCATGGGAAGTGCGAGGCGGACAAGGTCTCCAGGGGTACACACGATGTTCACCCTGGCGATGGCGGCATGTACGGGCTAGTTTTCGACAACACCTTTTCCAAGCAAACCTCCAAGACGGCTACATTCGTTGTTCTCACCTATCCAACCGGCGCCCCGCCCCAGACGACGAATCACCTGCCCAACCTGCAGTTGCCGAATGCTCAGAacagccagtccagtctgggAAAGCATACTAGCCCAAACAATGAGAACGGTCCCTCGGCATCCGTAGATAGTCTCCCGAGCCATGGACGTGGACGAGCAACTTCTTCAGCCGGCAAGAGCGACACTACTGGTGCGCCTCTGGCCTATCACGTCGGCACGCTCTCCAAGAGACGTCGCAAGAAGGGACAGGGCTATGCCCGccgcttcttctcgctgGATTATTCGACTTGCACTCTATCGTACTACTACAACCGAAACTCGTCTGCCTTGCGCGGAGCCATTCCTCTTAGTCTagctgccattgccgctgATGAGAGACGCAGAGAAATCAGCATTGATTCCGGGGCCGAGGTTTGGCATCTGAGGGCGCCAAATGACAGGGAGTTTCAGGACTGGGCGCGAGCACTGGAGCGAGCTAGTCGCCTCGCTCGCGGCCTCGAGACACTCACCAAGCCGTCAAAGCCCACTTTGAAGCTCGATGGCCGCGTGCTTAAGCAGACGCCGGAATTATGCCAGACCGAAAACGTTGAATGGCAGCAAGTTGAGACCCTTGTCAGTCGTGTAGTAGGAACAAGGGATGCCCTCCGCCGGTTGACCAAGGAAGTTGCCCAATTGCCGAAACCGTCACCTAGTGGACAGTTTTTGTCCCCTGGTTCTGTAATCTCAAACGAAGATGGAAAGGATGGTTACTTCCCGCCAGCAGCGGAAAAGAAGTCATTCTGGAAGCGCAAATCTAGTGCATCTGGCCTCAACCCAACATCTGCTCAACAAAACTCGCTATCCTCTCCGGCTCTGCCATCACCAGGAGGCACCACTGGTGCCGCAGATACTATTACCCGTCGCGCGTCTAAGCGAAGGTCTCGTGGTGTAACCCAGGAGGAGAAGTCTCTGCATGGTCACTGCGAAGCTCTACTAGCCGATCTCGATTCCGTTGTCTCCGAGTTTACCGCCCTGATCGCGAATAGTAAGCGACGCCGTTTGCCTCACCCTCCATCCGCCGGAGGCGCTTCTCGTATGAGCATTGAAACAACATCCACAGACGAATTCTTTGATGCCGAGGATGCAAAATCTGGTGTTGTCAAGATTGATGGTAGCGAAGACGAATCACCAGAAACCGATGCCGAAGAGGAATCCATTCACGAAAGCTCGTCCATTTCCTCAatcgaggatgaagagggAGTCGGTGCAGAAGGGGCTGGCGACGTCTATCCTGTTCGGCCGAAAAATCTCACACCTCTCCCTCTAGACCAAGCCATCACTCGAAGAACCGGAATTCCACCTGCCCTAGTCCAACCACCTAGTCTAATTGCATTCGTTCGCAAGAATGTCGGAAAGGATCTTAGCACGATCAGTATGCCTGTGTCCGCCAATGAACCCATCTCCCTACTCCAGAAGGTTGCTGAGCCACTCGAATATGCCCAACTGTTGGACAAGGCGGCTAGGCAGAAGAGCGCAACAGAACGACTACTCTTTGTCGCCGCATTTGCAGTATCTCAATTCAGCGGCGGCCGAGCCAAGGAACGAGCTATTCGCAAACCGTTCAACCCCCTCCTTGGTGAAACGTTTGAACTTGTCAGGACAAGCAGGGATATTCCAGGTGGTTTCCGACTTCTCGTAGAAAAGGTTCAGCATCGACCCGTCAGGCTAGCCATGCAAGCTGACTCGGCAAACTGGTCATTCTCCCACTCACCCGCTCCTGGGCAAAAGTTCTGGGGCAAGAGCGCCGAAATTACCACAGAGGGCCGCGTGCGAGTCGTCCTGCGCTTGGCAGACGGCAACGACGAGCTATATTCTTGGAACATTGCAACCATGTTCCTCCGGAACGTCGTCATGGGCGAAAAGTACGTCGAGCCCGTAGGAACAATGCACGTATCCAACGACACAACCGGCCACAAAGCCAGCGTCGAGTTCAAAAGCAAAGGCATGTTTGGCGGGCGGGCCGAAGACGTTCACGTCACTACATTTAGTCCCGACGGCAGCGACACTGGCAGCGGTCTAACCGGCACATGGACCGGCAGCCTCAAAACCGTCGGTCCCGGCAAAGCAGCCAGCGAGGAAATCTGGCAGGCCGGCAAAATGGTGGACAACCCATCCCAAACCTACGGCATGACGCTCTTTGCCGCTCGTCTCAATGAAATCACCGAAATCGAAAAGGATAAAATGGCCCCTACGGACACGCGACTGCGTCCGGATCAACGCCTCGCTGAGAAGGGCGACTTGGACGACGCCGAGAAGTGGAAACACAacttggaggaggcgcaGCGTGCTCGGCGCCGAGAGATGGAAGACAGGGGGGATGTTCATCGGCCAAGGTGGTTCGTGAAGGCGGACGATAGTCCTGATGGGGAGGAGGTATGGAAGATTAAGACTGGTAAGGAGGGATACTGGGAGGAGAGAACCAAGGGGAATTGGGGTGGTTTACCGGAACTCTTTGACGTTCCTGAGTTGTAG
- a CDS encoding 1,3-beta-glucanosyltransferase gel1 (similar to Verticillium alfalfae VaMs.102 XP_003008852.1), whose translation MKGFVFASALAAIGAVSASPTPTEQEPPTKRDTFPTVTVSGNAFWKGKERFYLRGIDYQPGGSSANEDPLGDTDVCLRDIENFKDLGVNTIRVYAVDNKLNHDKCMKALQDAGIYLVLDVNNPKYSINRGNPGPSYNAKYLQSVFATVEMFAKYPNTLAFFSGNEVINDEKNTDKSAPYVKAVTRDMKNYMNSRGLRKVPVGYSAADVSSNRMQTALYMNCGSDDMRSDFFAFNDYSWCNTNFKQAGWDQKVKNFTDYGIAIFLSEYGCIDNRPRKFEEVAAMMDSEMTGVYSGGLMYEYSYEDNKYGIVQLKGGLKAKTVEKMDEYDAFKSALKANPAPTGAGGAASTTHSASCPTSDAGWQVNPSLVPQMPDQAQKYMKSGAGQGPGFDLDGDGSQNAGDSGTATASVTGGSASPTGSGGAKESDSAGVSTLGAVDKAPYIVTGLTVLFTLCGTLLL comes from the exons ATGAAGGGCTTCGTATTTGCGTCGGCCCTGGCTGCCATTGGCGCCGTCAGCGCATCGCCGACTCCCACCGAACAGGAGCCTCCCACCAAGCGCGATACCTTCCCTACCGTCACAGTTTCCGGCAACG CTTTCTGGAAAGGCAAGGAGCGATTCTACCTGCGCGGTATTGACTATCAGCCCGGCGGCTCTTCAGCCAACGAGGATCCTCTTGGCGACACTGACGTCTGTCTCCGCGATATTGAGAACTTCAAGGACCTTGGTGTCAACACAATCCGTGTCTATGCTGTCGacaacaagctcaaccacGACAAGTGCATGAAGGCTCTTCAGGATGCCGGTATTTATCTGGTCCTCGATGTCAACAACCCCAAGTACTCCATCAACCGTGGCAACCCCGGTCCCTCGTACAATGCCAAGTACCTCCAGAGTGTCTTTGCCACCGTCGAGATGTTCGCCAAATACCCCAACACTCTTGCCTTTTTCTCCGGTAACGAGGTCATCAACGACGAAAAGAACACCGACAAGTCTGCTCCCTATGTCAAGGCTGTTACTCGTGACATGAAGAACTACATGAACTCCCGTGGTCTCCGCAAGGTTCCAGTCGGCTACTCCGCTGCCGATGTCTCTTCCAACCGAATGCAGACAGCTCTTTACATGAACTGCGGCTCCGATGACATGCGATCCGATTTCTTCGCTTTCAACGACTACTCTTGgtgcaacaccaacttcaagcagGCAGGCTGGGACCAGAAGGTTAAGAACTTCACCGACTACGGCATTGCTATCTT CTTGTCCGAGTACGGATGTATTGACAACCGGCCTCGTAAGTTTGAGGAGGTTGCTGCCATGATGGACAGCGAAATGACTGGGGTCTACTCTGGTGGTCTGATGTACGAGTACTCGTATGAGGACAACAAGTACGGCATCGTTCAGCTCAAGGGCGGCCTCAAGGCCAAGACTGTCGAGAAAATGGATGAGTACGACGCCTTCAAGTCTGCTCTCAAGGCCAATCCTGCCCCCACTGGCGCCGGCGGTGCTGCTTCGACCACCCACTCCGCCAGTTGCCCTACGTCTGATGCTGGATGGCAGGTTAACCCCAGCCTCGTCCCTCAGATGCCCGATCAGGCTCAAAAGTATATGAAGAGCGGCGCCGGCCAGGGCCCTGGCTTTGACCTCGATGGCGATGGTTCCCAGAACGCTGGTGACAGCGGTACCGCTACCGCTAGCGTCACTGGCGGCTCAGCATCTCCCACTGGCAGCGGCGGAGCTAAGGAGTCCGACAGCGCAGGTGTCTCGACCCTTGGCGCCGTTGATAAGGCACCTTATATCGTCACTGGCCTTACAGTCCTTTTCACTCTGTGCGGCACCTTGCTTCTGTGA
- a CDS encoding enoyl-CoA hydratase/isomerase family protein (similar to Metarhizium acridum CQMa 102 XP_007808939.1), with product MASAYSSYEFMRVTFPSPFVAHLEINRPAKLNAFSRAVWLEFGRVFRQLSDDSDVRVVVLSGAGDRAFTAGLDVSAASSEGPLSGEGGDLDPARKAKALRGHIEEFQTCISEMEKCEKPVICVLHAVSLGLAIDISCCADVRLAASNTRFAVKEVDIGLAADIGTLARLPKIVGSTSWVKDVCMSARDFDAREALQVGFVSQVHEDKERTVQAALEMAGRLAEKSPVAVQGTKELLNYGRENGTAAALRYTTIWNSVALQAGDVPSALMSVFSKKKPTFEKL from the exons atggcGTCCGCCTACTCCTCCTACGAATTCATGCGGGTGACCTTTCCCTCGCCCTTTGTCGCACATCTCGAAATCAACCGCCCTGCAAAACTGAACGCCTTCTCGAGAGCAGTGTGGCTTGAATTCGGCCGTGTGTTCCGCCAGCTTAGCGATGATTCGGACGTGCgggttgtggtgttgagcgGCGCGGGCGATAGGGCTTTTACGGCGGGTTTGGATGTTTCGGCTGCGAGCTCTGAGGGGCCGTTGTCTGGAGAGGGGGGGGATCTGGACCCCGCGAGGAAGGCGAAGGCTTTGAGGGGGCATATTGAGGAGTTTCAGACTTGTATTTCCGAGATGGAGAAGTGTGAGAAGC CGGTGATCTGTGTCCTCCACGCCGTCTCGCTAGGTCTCGCCATCGACATCTCGTGCTGCGCGGACGTCCGTCTCGCGGCCTCGAATACCCGCTTCGCCGTCAAGGAGGTGGACATTGGGCTCGCGGCGGATATCGGCACGCTGGCTCGTCTACCCAAGATTGTGGGCTCTACGTCGTGGGTCAAGGACGTATGCATGTCTGCCAGGGACTTTGACGCTCGCGAGGCGCTGCAGGTCGGCTTCGTGAGCCAGGTGCACGAGGATAAGGAGCGGACGGTGCAGGCGGCGCTGGAGATGGCAGGCCGGTTGGCGGAGAAGAGTCCCGTTGCGGTGCAGGGCACGAAGGAGCTTTTGAATTATGGGAGGGAGAATGGCACGGCGGCGGCGCTGAGATATACGACTATTTGGAATTCGGTGGCGCTGCAGGCGGGTGATGTGCCGAGTGCGTTGATGAGTGTGTtttcgaagaagaagccTACGTTTGAGAAGTTGTAG